Within the Bacteroidales bacterium genome, the region ATAATTACTCAATAGGTAAAATTGCCTTAACCGCCAGGATGGATTCCATTTTCGGTGCCAGGAAAAAACTGAAGGATTCAGGGACAATAGAACGCACCTATCTTGATAAGAATTCTTTTACATCGCCAACCTGCAATATAATAGCCGGAAAAATAGACAGCGTAACCGGGTACCTTTCGCTCGACTGGTTTGACGGGAACGTAAAAAAATGTGATTCGGCAATGAATAAAGCAATGCACAGTATTTCCGGTTGCCAATACCTGGTAGTGGATATACGGAACAATATTGGAGGTACGGATTCGTCTTCGCTTTTAGTTGCCAACTACCTTGTAAAAACCAATCACTGCTACCAGGTTTCGAAAATAAGGGATAGCAGGGATAAAAGCGGGTATTCCCTGCCCTTGTACTGGCATACCGATCCAAGACAGGGATCCGGATTTAAAAAGATCGCAGTGCTGATAAACCGCTACACGATAAGTGCAGCGGAAACATTCTGCCTGGCACTTAAAGATCAACCGGAAATCCTGTTCATCGGGGAACCGACAGCAGGAGCGTTTTCAGATGCAACCGATGCCATTCTCCCTAACGGATGGCATTTCTCGTATTCCATAGGTGTTTGGACGGATTGCCAGGGAGTGTTGTGGGAAGGAAAAGGCATTCAGCCGGATTACAGAATAAATAGCATGGAGCCTGAATTGACTGATCGGGATGTGTACATTGACCAGGCATTAAAAATCCTCAAAGGCAATTCAATAAAACCACTCCGGTAAGCCAGGATAAGTATTCATATAAATAAATCCTAAAATATGCCAACCATTGTGAAAAAAGGCGATGCCCAATGGGTAAACATGAACGAATCTG harbors:
- a CDS encoding S41 family peptidase; amino-acid sequence: MFLNHYIKTWIIALSTFISANGFTQNNDPVTNYNYFVRTLNEHYGLFPYKNINWDSLCMYYSQYINQETSPDTLFFTLCRLAGHLKDKHVWIDNDNYAYNYSIGKIALTARMDSIFGARKKLKDSGTIERTYLDKNSFTSPTCNIIAGKIDSVTGYLSLDWFDGNVKKCDSAMNKAMHSISGCQYLVVDIRNNIGGTDSSSLLVANYLVKTNHCYQVSKIRDSRDKSGYSLPLYWHTDPRQGSGFKKIAVLINRYTISAAETFCLALKDQPEILFIGEPTAGAFSDATDAILPNGWHFSYSIGVWTDCQGVLWEGKGIQPDYRINSMEPELTDRDVYIDQALKILKGNSIKPLR